The genomic window TGTAATCGTCGCTGCCGATGAGGTCAATGACATTCAAATCCTTCAATGGAAGCGCCTGCTCTTTGATGTGTTCTGCTGAATCTATGACTTCGGGCGATGTCCAATAATCCCAGTCGGCTTGAGTTGCTATGTATCGGGCATTGGGGAATGTCGGCTTGCCGTCCGTGAGATTCCAACCGATATGGTCAGGGTGCAAGTGCGTCAGTACCACAAGGTCAACAGCGGCGGGATCGATACCTTTCTCGCGCATATCGCTCATCAATGTGCAACCGGGCGCGTTCAGTCCTGTATCCACCACGATAAGCTTGCCGCCGGAGCGCACGGCGGTTGTGCCGAATCGCGGATGTATCAGCTCGCCGTCCAGCAAGTCCGGATACTCAGACTGCCACTGTTCGAGCGTGCTTGCGCGAAACACATCGAGCGGCTGCATGTCACCCTGCCCGTCCGTGAGTGCCAGCATCTCCACATTTCCCACCGTGATCGCATAGTCTGCCATAAGTCCCTCCTGCATTGCGTAATGCGCTTGCTTATGGTGTTATGATAGAGACCTAATGGTAACCT from Chloroflexota bacterium includes these protein-coding regions:
- a CDS encoding MBL fold metallo-hydrolase, whose amino-acid sequence is MQEGLMADYAITVGNVEMLALTDGQGDMQPLDVFRASTLEQWQSEYPDLLDGELIHPRFGTTAVRSGGKLIVVDTGLNAPGCTLMSDMREKGIDPAAVDLVVLTHLHPDHIGWNLTDGKPTFPNARYIATQADWDYWTSPEVIDSAEHIKEQALPLKDLNVIDLIGSDDYSITDELTAVGTPGHTPGHISIVISSGSERAYILGDVAHSPAQAHYTDWSPVFDVDPEVSRRTRHTVMDMLESEGTLVSAGHFPGNGFGHFVHEGGRRVWQGI